In the genome of Pseudarthrobacter sp. IC2-21, one region contains:
- the argJ gene encoding bifunctional glutamate N-acetyltransferase/amino-acid acetyltransferase ArgJ — translation MTVTAPLGFRAAGVTAGLKASGKPDLALVVNDGPSKSAAAVFTSNRVAAAPVHWSRQVVSDGRVDAVVLNSGGANACTGPQGFQNTHSTAEKVAKVLGISATDVFVCSTGLIGEQLPMDKILPGVEAAAAALSADGGPDAGNAIMTTDSVPKSALFIGTDADGQEFTIGGIAKGAGMLAPGLATMLVVLTTDASVEAEMLDVVLRDATRVTFDRADSDGCMSTNDTVVLMASGASGAVPSAEAFGAGLTQVCAELARKLIGDAEGASHDIAIRTFNAASERDAETVSRSVARSNLFKAAIFGKDPNWGRVLSAVGTTDAVFEPDQLNVAINGIQICRNGSIGDDRNLVDLEPREVLVEIDLQAGETEATIWTNDLTHDYVEENSAYSS, via the coding sequence GCCGCCGCGGTTTTCACCAGCAACCGCGTGGCCGCCGCACCTGTGCACTGGTCCCGTCAGGTGGTCTCGGACGGCCGGGTGGACGCCGTGGTGCTCAACTCGGGCGGCGCCAACGCCTGCACGGGTCCGCAGGGCTTCCAGAACACCCACAGCACCGCGGAAAAGGTCGCAAAAGTTCTCGGCATTTCCGCCACGGACGTGTTCGTGTGCTCCACCGGCCTGATCGGTGAGCAGCTGCCCATGGACAAGATCCTGCCCGGCGTGGAGGCTGCCGCCGCCGCGCTGAGTGCAGACGGCGGCCCCGACGCCGGAAATGCCATCATGACCACGGACTCCGTGCCGAAATCTGCGCTGTTCATCGGCACTGATGCGGACGGCCAGGAATTCACCATCGGCGGAATCGCCAAGGGCGCCGGCATGCTGGCACCCGGACTCGCCACCATGCTGGTGGTCCTCACCACGGACGCGTCGGTTGAAGCAGAAATGCTCGACGTCGTCCTCCGCGACGCCACCCGCGTCACCTTTGACCGGGCTGACTCGGACGGCTGCATGTCCACCAACGACACCGTGGTGCTGATGGCCTCCGGGGCGTCCGGCGCCGTCCCGTCCGCCGAAGCATTTGGTGCCGGGCTCACCCAGGTGTGTGCAGAACTGGCACGCAAACTCATCGGGGATGCCGAGGGCGCCAGCCACGACATTGCCATCCGCACCTTCAACGCCGCCTCCGAGCGCGATGCTGAAACAGTCAGCCGTTCCGTGGCCCGGTCCAACCTGTTCAAGGCGGCCATCTTCGGCAAGGACCCCAACTGGGGCCGTGTGCTGTCCGCGGTAGGCACCACGGACGCCGTGTTCGAGCCCGACCAGCTGAACGTGGCCATCAACGGCATCCAGATCTGCCGCAACGGCAGCATCGGGGACGACCGCAACCTGGTGGACCTGGAACCCCGTGAAGTCCTGGTGGAGATCGACCTGCAGGCCGGCGAGACCGAAGCCACCATCTGGACCAACGACCTCACGCACGATTACGTCGAAGAGAACAGCGCCTACTCAAGCTAG
- the argB gene encoding acetylglutamate kinase has product MNTQTRETTSMSDAQNKAGTLIEALPWIQRFAGTTMVIKYGGNAMVNDELRRAFAEDVVFLHHVGIHPVVVHGGGPQINAMLARLGIESEFKGGLRVTTPEAMDVVRMVLTGQVGRELVGLINSHGPYAVGMSGEDGGLLRAVRTGTVIDGEEVDLGLVGEVVGVNPEGIRDILAAGRIPVISTVAPEIESEGVETAAGEVQTTGQVLNVNADTAAAAVAEALGASKLVILTDVEGLYADWPDRSSLISSLTASELRRLLPSLESGMIPKMEACLKAVEGGVERAHIVDGRLPHSMLLETFTTAGIGTQVVPDEEVNA; this is encoded by the coding sequence ATGAACACCCAGACCCGTGAGACCACGTCCATGAGCGATGCCCAAAACAAGGCCGGCACGCTGATCGAGGCACTGCCGTGGATCCAGCGCTTCGCCGGCACCACCATGGTGATCAAGTACGGCGGCAACGCGATGGTCAACGATGAGCTGCGACGGGCGTTCGCCGAGGACGTGGTGTTCCTGCACCACGTGGGCATCCATCCGGTGGTGGTTCACGGCGGCGGCCCCCAGATTAACGCCATGCTGGCGCGGCTGGGCATCGAATCCGAGTTCAAGGGCGGCCTGCGTGTCACCACGCCCGAGGCCATGGACGTGGTCCGGATGGTCCTCACCGGCCAGGTGGGCCGTGAACTGGTTGGCCTGATCAACTCCCATGGACCCTACGCGGTGGGCATGTCCGGCGAGGACGGCGGTCTGCTCCGGGCCGTCCGCACCGGAACCGTCATCGATGGCGAGGAGGTGGACCTGGGCCTGGTGGGCGAAGTGGTGGGTGTGAACCCCGAAGGCATCCGGGACATCCTGGCTGCCGGCCGCATCCCGGTCATCTCCACCGTGGCCCCGGAAATCGAATCAGAGGGCGTGGAGACGGCCGCCGGTGAAGTCCAGACCACGGGCCAGGTCCTCAACGTCAACGCGGACACGGCCGCCGCCGCCGTGGCCGAAGCGCTCGGGGCCTCCAAACTGGTGATCCTCACCGACGTCGAAGGCCTTTACGCCGACTGGCCGGACAGGTCCTCGCTCATTTCCTCCCTGACGGCCTCCGAACTGCGCCGGCTCCTGCCGTCCCTTGAGTCCGGCATGATCCCCAAGATGGAAGCGTGCCTCAAAGCCGTCGAAGGCGGCGTGGAGCGTGCGCACATCGTGGACGGCAGGCTGCCGCACTCGATGCTCCTGGAAACCTTTACGACCGCCGGCATCGGCACGCAGGTCGTCCCTGACGAGGAAGTGAACGCATGA
- a CDS encoding acetylornithine transaminase, producing the protein MNELQQTPVAELVETSGHTSGAEWLSRYSSSLMGVFGTPQRVLVRGAGCLVWDADGKEYLDLLGGIAVNALGHANPFVTSVISSQLATLGHVSNFFTSPTQIALAERLLALAHAPAGSKVFFANSGTEAVEAAFKLARRNNTGPGGAPRTKIVALEGAFHGRTMGALALTAKEAYRAPFEPLPGGVVHIPFGDVAALEAAVDESVAAVFLEPIQGEAGVRPLPAGYLKAARDATAKAGALLILDEVQTGIGRTGKWFASEDAGIVPDAITLAKGLGGGFPIGALITFGEQPSSLLGAGQHGSTFGGNPVATAAALATLHALESQRVLENVAKVGEYLRSGLADVDGVTEVRGEGLLIGFDLDADVAPAVVAAGLDAGFIVNSPGPHTIRLAPPLVLTTEQAGTFLAALPDLLQTAKDAQ; encoded by the coding sequence ATGAACGAGCTCCAGCAAACCCCCGTAGCCGAGCTGGTGGAAACCTCGGGCCACACCAGCGGTGCCGAGTGGCTTTCGCGCTACTCCTCCTCCCTTATGGGCGTTTTTGGCACGCCGCAGCGTGTCCTGGTCCGGGGCGCCGGCTGCCTCGTGTGGGACGCGGACGGCAAGGAATACCTGGACCTGCTCGGCGGCATTGCCGTCAACGCCCTCGGCCACGCCAACCCGTTCGTGACCTCTGTGATCTCCAGCCAGCTGGCCACTTTGGGGCACGTCTCGAACTTCTTTACCAGCCCGACGCAGATTGCACTTGCCGAGAGGCTGCTGGCCCTGGCGCACGCCCCGGCCGGCTCCAAGGTGTTCTTCGCCAACTCCGGCACGGAAGCCGTCGAAGCCGCCTTCAAGCTGGCACGGCGGAACAACACCGGCCCCGGCGGCGCGCCCCGGACCAAGATCGTGGCCCTGGAAGGTGCCTTCCACGGGCGCACCATGGGTGCCCTGGCCCTGACCGCGAAGGAAGCCTACCGGGCACCCTTCGAACCGCTGCCCGGCGGCGTGGTCCACATTCCGTTCGGGGATGTCGCAGCCCTCGAGGCCGCCGTCGACGAGTCCGTGGCCGCCGTCTTCCTGGAACCCATCCAGGGCGAGGCCGGGGTCCGGCCGCTCCCCGCCGGCTACCTCAAAGCAGCCCGGGATGCGACCGCCAAAGCCGGTGCCCTGCTCATACTGGACGAGGTCCAGACCGGGATCGGCCGCACCGGCAAATGGTTCGCCAGCGAGGACGCCGGCATCGTTCCGGACGCCATCACCCTGGCCAAGGGCCTCGGCGGCGGGTTCCCCATCGGCGCGCTGATCACCTTCGGGGAGCAGCCGTCGTCGCTCCTTGGCGCAGGCCAGCACGGCAGTACCTTCGGCGGGAACCCGGTGGCGACGGCCGCCGCCCTGGCCACGCTGCACGCCCTCGAAAGTCAGCGCGTGCTGGAAAATGTCGCGAAGGTGGGGGAGTACCTGCGCAGCGGGCTCGCCGATGTGGACGGCGTCACCGAAGTCCGCGGCGAAGGCCTGCTGATCGGCTTCGACCTGGACGCCGACGTGGCACCTGCCGTGGTGGCCGCCGGCCTCGACGCCGGCTTCATCGTCAACAGCCCCGGCCCCCACACCATCCGGCTGGCCCCGCCGCTGGTCCTCACCACCGAACAGGCCGGCACCTTCCTCGCCGCCCTCCCGGACCTCCTCCAGACAGCTAAGGACGCTCAGTGA
- the argF gene encoding ornithine carbamoyltransferase, with protein sequence MTPVVSAAAAPATTRHFLKDTDLSPAEQAEVLNLAVRMKAAPYSVQPFAAAGNGRKTVAVIFDKTSTRTRVSFATGIADMGGNALIINPGEAQIGHKESVEDTAKVLERMVSTIVWRTGAHAGLVAMAENSKVPVINALCDDYHPCQLLADLLAVKEHKGELKGLTMAYLGDAANNMANSYLLAGVTAGMHVRIAGPEGYLPAAEIIAAAEERAAETGGSVLVTTDAAAALEDADVVATDTWVSMGQEAEKEARLQLFREYSVDEAAMAHAADDAVVLHCLPAYRGYEISAGVIDGPQSIVWDEAENRLHAQKALMAWLMHRSGLAFVEGLAPVEGTGESTF encoded by the coding sequence GTGACCCCCGTAGTTTCAGCCGCCGCAGCACCCGCCACCACCCGCCACTTCCTGAAGGACACCGACCTCAGCCCGGCCGAACAGGCTGAAGTGCTCAACCTGGCCGTCCGGATGAAGGCGGCGCCCTACAGTGTGCAGCCGTTCGCGGCGGCGGGTAACGGCCGCAAGACCGTGGCCGTCATCTTCGACAAAACGTCCACGCGCACCCGGGTGTCCTTCGCCACCGGCATCGCCGACATGGGCGGCAACGCGCTGATCATTAACCCGGGCGAGGCGCAGATCGGTCACAAGGAATCGGTGGAGGACACCGCCAAGGTCCTGGAACGGATGGTCTCCACCATCGTCTGGCGTACCGGTGCCCATGCAGGCCTGGTGGCCATGGCGGAAAACTCCAAGGTGCCTGTCATCAATGCCCTGTGCGATGACTACCACCCGTGCCAGCTCCTCGCCGACCTCCTGGCGGTCAAAGAGCATAAGGGCGAGCTCAAGGGCCTGACCATGGCCTACCTTGGCGATGCCGCCAACAACATGGCCAATTCCTACCTGCTGGCGGGTGTCACCGCCGGCATGCATGTCCGCATAGCCGGGCCCGAAGGCTACCTTCCGGCGGCGGAAATTATCGCTGCCGCCGAGGAACGCGCCGCAGAGACCGGCGGGTCCGTGTTGGTCACCACCGACGCCGCAGCGGCCCTTGAGGATGCCGACGTCGTCGCTACAGACACCTGGGTCTCCATGGGGCAGGAAGCGGAAAAGGAAGCCCGGCTGCAGCTGTTCCGGGAGTACTCCGTCGATGAGGCGGCGATGGCACACGCGGCGGATGACGCCGTCGTGCTTCACTGCCTGCCGGCATACCGCGGCTACGAAATTTCGGCCGGTGTCATCGACGGGCCGCAGTCCATCGTCTGGGACGAAGCCGAGAACCGGCTGCACGCCCAGAAGGCGCTGATGGCGTGGCTGATGCACCGGTCCGGACTGGCATTCGTTGAGGGCCTCGCTCCGGTTGAGGGCACCGGGGAGAGCACGTTCTAG
- a CDS encoding arginine repressor, giving the protein MSVPSAAPGSSPATKTARQARIAAILTGESVRSQAELAALLADDGVQVTQATLSRDLVELGAVRVRGKEGVLVYAVPGEGGERAAKSGVSQEILDARLARLCSELLVTAEASANIAVLRTPPGAANFLALAIDHSVMPSILGTIAGDDTVLLVSRDPQGGQDLAARFLQLAEDAAQ; this is encoded by the coding sequence GTGTCCGTTCCGTCCGCCGCGCCGGGCTCCAGCCCGGCCACCAAAACCGCCCGCCAGGCCCGCATCGCGGCCATCCTGACGGGTGAATCGGTGCGCTCCCAGGCGGAGCTCGCCGCGTTGCTGGCGGACGACGGCGTCCAGGTCACCCAGGCAACCCTGTCCCGGGACCTGGTGGAACTCGGCGCCGTCCGCGTCCGCGGCAAGGAGGGCGTGCTGGTCTACGCCGTCCCCGGCGAAGGCGGCGAACGGGCGGCCAAGAGCGGGGTGAGCCAGGAAATCCTGGACGCCCGGCTGGCCCGGCTATGCAGCGAACTCCTGGTCACCGCGGAGGCATCGGCGAACATCGCGGTGCTCCGGACCCCGCCGGGTGCCGCCAACTTCCTGGCCCTGGCCATCGACCACTCGGTGATGCCGTCCATCCTGGGGACCATCGCCGGTGATGACACCGTGCTGCTCGTGTCCCGGGACCCGCAGGGCGGCCAGGACCTGGCCGCCCGGTTCCTGCAGCTGGCCGAGGACGCGGCGCAATAG
- a CDS encoding argininosuccinate synthase, which translates to MTERIVLAYSGGLDTSVAIGWIGEATGAEVIAVAVDVGQGGESLETIRQRALGCGAVEAYVADASDEFANEYCMPTLKTNALYQGHYPLVSAISRPVIVKHLVKAAREFGATTVAHGCTGKGNDQVRFEVGIQTLGPDLKCIAPVRDLALTRDKAIAFAEEKGLPIETTKKNPYSIDQNVWGRAVETGYLEDIWNAPTKDIYDYTATPEFPPAPDEVTISFEAGVPVAIDGVRVTPLQAIKELNRRAGAQGVGRIDVVEDRLVGIKSREIYEAPGAMALITAHKHLEDITVEREQARFKATVGQRWAELVYDGQWFSPLKRSLDAFIEDTQKYVTGDIRMTLHGGQAVVNGRRSETSLYDFDLATYDTGDTFDQSMARGFIELWGMSAKVASGRDIRVAGK; encoded by the coding sequence GTGACTGAGCGTATTGTTCTGGCCTACTCCGGTGGCCTGGATACTTCCGTAGCCATCGGCTGGATCGGTGAAGCCACCGGCGCCGAGGTCATCGCCGTGGCGGTCGACGTCGGACAGGGCGGCGAGTCGCTGGAAACCATCCGCCAGCGCGCCCTGGGCTGCGGCGCCGTCGAAGCCTACGTGGCCGACGCCTCCGACGAGTTCGCCAACGAGTACTGCATGCCCACCCTGAAGACCAACGCCCTCTACCAGGGCCACTACCCGCTGGTCTCCGCCATCTCCCGCCCCGTCATCGTCAAGCACCTGGTCAAGGCCGCCCGCGAGTTTGGCGCCACCACCGTGGCCCACGGCTGCACCGGCAAGGGCAACGACCAGGTCCGCTTCGAAGTGGGCATCCAGACGCTCGGGCCGGACCTGAAGTGCATTGCCCCGGTCCGCGACCTCGCCCTCACCCGCGACAAGGCCATCGCCTTCGCCGAGGAAAAGGGACTGCCGATCGAGACCACCAAGAAGAATCCGTACTCGATCGACCAGAACGTCTGGGGCCGCGCCGTCGAAACCGGCTACCTGGAAGACATCTGGAACGCCCCCACCAAGGACATCTACGACTACACCGCCACGCCGGAATTCCCGCCGGCCCCGGATGAAGTCACCATCTCCTTCGAAGCCGGCGTGCCGGTAGCGATCGACGGCGTCCGGGTCACCCCGCTGCAGGCCATCAAGGAACTCAACCGCCGCGCCGGCGCCCAGGGCGTGGGCCGCATCGACGTCGTTGAGGACCGCCTCGTGGGCATCAAGTCCCGCGAGATCTACGAGGCACCCGGTGCCATGGCGCTGATCACCGCGCACAAACACCTCGAAGACATCACCGTGGAGCGCGAGCAGGCCCGCTTCAAGGCCACCGTTGGCCAGCGCTGGGCCGAGCTGGTGTACGACGGCCAGTGGTTCTCACCGCTCAAGCGCTCCCTGGACGCCTTCATCGAGGACACCCAGAAGTACGTCACCGGTGACATCCGCATGACCCTGCACGGTGGCCAGGCAGTGGTCAACGGACGCCGCTCCGAGACCTCGCTGTACGACTTCGACCTCGCCACCTACGACACCGGCGACACCTTCGACCAGTCCATGGCGCGCGGTTTCATCGAGCTCTGGGGCATGTCCGCCAAGGTGGCCTCCGGCCGCGACATCCGCGTCGCAGGAAAGTAG
- the argH gene encoding argininosuccinate lyase, whose amino-acid sequence MAEHKSEATNTGALWGGRFAGGPADALAALSKSTHFDWRLARYDIAGSKAHARVLHKAGLLDDAELDGMLDALARLDDDVASGAYLPAESDEDVHGSLERGLIERAGTQLGGKLRAGRSRNDQVATLGRMFLRDHARIIAGGVLATIEALVDQAKAHQGVAMPGRTHLQHAQPVLLSHHLLAHAWALLRDVQRLQDWDKRAGVSPYGSGALAGSSLGLDPEAVAADLGFFSATHNSIDGTASRDVFAEFAWVTAMIGVDLSRVSEEVILWATKEFSFVTLHDSYSTGSSIMPQKKNPDVAELARGKAGRLIGNLTGLLATLKGLPLAYNRDLQEDKEPVFDAADTLELLLPAVSGMIATLKFNTERMESLAPQGFALATDIAEWLVRQGVPFREAHELSGAAVKQAESRDVELWDLTDEEYAAISAHLTPEVRTVLSTEGSLNSRNSQGGTAPAAVERQLVALEAELAGVRDYAN is encoded by the coding sequence GTGGCTGAGCACAAATCGGAGGCGACCAATACGGGTGCGCTGTGGGGCGGCCGGTTCGCCGGCGGCCCCGCCGACGCCCTCGCGGCGCTGAGCAAGTCCACCCACTTTGACTGGCGGCTGGCCCGCTACGACATTGCCGGGTCGAAGGCGCACGCCCGCGTGCTGCACAAGGCCGGGCTGCTGGATGACGCCGAGCTCGACGGCATGCTCGACGCGCTGGCTCGGCTGGACGATGACGTTGCCTCCGGCGCGTACTTGCCGGCGGAGTCCGATGAGGACGTGCACGGTTCCTTGGAACGCGGGCTGATCGAGCGCGCCGGCACCCAGCTGGGCGGCAAGCTGCGTGCGGGCCGGTCCCGCAACGACCAGGTGGCCACCCTGGGCCGGATGTTCCTGCGCGACCATGCTCGGATCATTGCCGGCGGCGTGCTGGCAACCATCGAGGCGCTGGTGGATCAGGCCAAGGCGCACCAGGGCGTGGCCATGCCCGGCCGCACCCACCTGCAGCACGCCCAGCCGGTTCTGCTCAGCCACCACCTGCTGGCCCACGCCTGGGCGCTGCTGCGCGATGTGCAGCGGCTTCAGGACTGGGACAAACGCGCCGGTGTTTCGCCGTACGGTTCCGGCGCCTTGGCTGGCTCCTCACTGGGCCTGGACCCGGAAGCAGTGGCCGCCGACCTGGGCTTCTTCTCCGCAACCCACAACTCGATCGACGGCACCGCTTCGCGCGATGTCTTTGCCGAGTTCGCCTGGGTGACGGCCATGATCGGCGTGGACCTGTCCCGGGTCTCGGAGGAAGTCATCCTGTGGGCCACGAAGGAGTTCTCCTTTGTGACCCTGCACGATTCCTACTCCACCGGCTCCTCGATCATGCCGCAGAAGAAGAACCCGGACGTGGCCGAGCTGGCCCGGGGCAAGGCGGGACGCCTGATCGGCAACCTGACCGGGCTGCTGGCCACGCTCAAGGGCCTGCCGCTTGCGTACAACCGCGACCTGCAGGAGGACAAGGAACCGGTGTTCGACGCCGCCGACACCCTGGAGCTGCTGCTTCCGGCTGTTTCGGGCATGATCGCGACGCTGAAGTTCAACACGGAGCGGATGGAGTCCCTGGCACCCCAGGGCTTCGCGCTGGCCACGGACATCGCCGAATGGCTGGTCCGCCAGGGCGTACCGTTCCGCGAGGCACACGAGCTTTCCGGCGCGGCCGTGAAGCAGGCCGAAAGCCGCGACGTGGAGCTGTGGGACCTGACGGATGAGGAATACGCTGCCATTTCGGCGCATCTGACCCCGGAAGTCCGCACGGTCCTGTCCACCGAAGGTTCGCTCAACAGCCGCAACTCCCAGGGCGGCACCGCACCGGCCGCCGTCGAACGCCAGCTGGTGGCGCTGGAAGCCGAGCTTGCCGGCGTCAGGGACTACGCGAACTAA
- a CDS encoding pyridoxal 5'-phosphate synthase has product MSDAFRSQLRALPDFPENLPDFDTATAPADPVALFKLWLDQALAAGVLQPHACSLATADHNGQPSARMLILKDIDDDGWHFATSRASRKGRELAANPKAALNFYWPQLGRQVRVAGPVVELSAEASAADWDARPAADGSRNPDWQLYAVAATELEFWQARHDRPHIRHRFVNPLPGPAGSS; this is encoded by the coding sequence ATGAGCGACGCCTTCCGCAGCCAACTCCGTGCCCTTCCTGACTTCCCCGAAAACCTGCCGGACTTCGACACCGCCACGGCACCCGCCGATCCGGTGGCGCTGTTCAAACTGTGGCTCGACCAGGCCCTGGCTGCCGGCGTGTTGCAGCCGCACGCCTGCAGCCTGGCCACCGCAGACCACAACGGCCAACCGTCCGCCAGGATGCTGATCCTGAAAGACATCGACGACGACGGCTGGCACTTCGCGACGTCCCGCGCCTCCCGCAAAGGCCGGGAACTCGCGGCGAACCCGAAGGCGGCCCTGAACTTTTACTGGCCGCAGCTGGGCCGGCAGGTCCGGGTGGCAGGTCCCGTGGTTGAGCTGTCAGCCGAGGCGTCGGCGGCAGACTGGGACGCCCGGCCGGCGGCGGACGGCAGCCGCAATCCCGATTGGCAGCTCTACGCGGTGGCGGCCACGGAACTGGAGTTTTGGCAGGCACGCCACGACCGGCCGCATATCCGCCACCGCTTCGTTAACCCGCTTCCCGGGCCAGCAGGCTCTTCTTAA
- a CDS encoding methylated-DNA--[protein]-cysteine S-methyltransferase, translating into MKAQLLTMSTPDGPFTILAQDGVVLASGWTAEPGELTGQIHPQLRPAEAETVTGLGPISRAVEAFYAGDPAPAMAIPVLQKSGPFRAHAWDVLRTVRPGFPVTYTEYAELSGNSKAVRAAASACAFNAAALFVPCHRVIRTDGTLGGFRWGLAIKKSLLAREAG; encoded by the coding sequence ATGAAAGCCCAGCTGTTGACGATGTCCACCCCGGACGGTCCGTTCACCATCCTCGCGCAGGACGGCGTGGTCCTGGCGTCCGGCTGGACCGCAGAACCCGGCGAGCTGACCGGGCAGATCCACCCACAGCTGCGCCCGGCCGAGGCGGAAACGGTGACCGGCCTCGGGCCGATTTCCCGGGCGGTGGAGGCCTTCTATGCGGGCGACCCCGCGCCGGCCATGGCTATACCCGTACTGCAGAAATCCGGGCCGTTCCGGGCCCACGCCTGGGATGTGCTGCGGACGGTCCGTCCGGGGTTCCCGGTGACCTACACCGAGTACGCCGAGCTGTCGGGGAATTCCAAGGCAGTCCGGGCTGCCGCCAGCGCCTGCGCTTTTAATGCGGCGGCCTTGTTTGTGCCGTGCCACCGTGTGATCCGTACGGACGGGACCTTGGGGGGTTTCCGCTGGGGCCTGGCAATTAAGAAGAGCCTGCTGGCCCGGGAAGCGGGTTAA
- a CDS encoding AlkA N-terminal domain-containing protein — protein sequence MDFWQRYRAIDARDTRFDGQFYTAVRTTGIYCRPSCPARTPKAANVTFYETSAAAHEAGYRACKRCLPEAVPGTPAWNVRQDLAGRAMRLINDGVINREGVEGLAARLGYSARQLNRILGQELGAGPLSLARASRAQTARTLLVSTSMKLADIAFASGFSSVRQFNDTMVEVFAMTPTALRATARHHPAAAAATALTLSLPYREPFDPAIFSFLAVRAIPGIEAGTPTSYARTLRLPHGEARFHVTYDDDAPGRPLTLTIGAVDLRDLPALLSRVRRLFDLDADPVAIDTALAADPRLAAAAARAPGMRMPGAVDPQELLVRAMIGQQVTVAAARTALTQLSAVGGPSLVPGDGLDRLFPSPAEIAESGYSLLRGPQRRIDALRSAASALAGGELDFGYGDDLPGLEAKLLPLPGVGPWTVGYVAMRVLGAPDVFLANDAAVRNGIRALEPGTPPGTDPAPAGTLSPDFREVSPWRSYATMHLWRAAGSSKPFSREPHIPEKVMP from the coding sequence ATGGACTTCTGGCAGCGCTACCGCGCCATCGACGCGCGGGACACCCGTTTCGACGGGCAGTTCTACACCGCTGTCCGGACCACGGGCATCTATTGCCGCCCGTCCTGCCCGGCCCGGACCCCCAAAGCGGCCAACGTCACGTTCTACGAAACGTCCGCTGCGGCGCACGAAGCCGGCTACCGGGCCTGCAAACGGTGCCTCCCTGAAGCGGTTCCCGGGACGCCCGCCTGGAATGTCAGGCAGGACCTGGCCGGCCGGGCGATGCGACTGATCAATGACGGCGTGATCAACCGCGAGGGCGTGGAAGGCCTGGCGGCCCGGCTGGGGTATTCTGCCCGCCAACTGAACCGGATCCTCGGCCAGGAACTCGGCGCCGGTCCGCTGTCCCTGGCCCGGGCCAGCCGTGCGCAGACGGCACGCACGCTGCTGGTCTCCACGTCCATGAAGCTGGCGGACATCGCCTTCGCATCCGGCTTCAGCAGTGTCCGGCAGTTCAACGACACCATGGTGGAGGTGTTCGCCATGACCCCGACAGCCCTCCGGGCCACGGCGCGGCACCATCCGGCGGCTGCCGCCGCGACCGCACTGACGCTCAGCCTCCCTTACCGCGAACCGTTTGATCCCGCCATCTTCTCCTTCCTCGCGGTCAGGGCGATTCCCGGGATCGAAGCGGGGACACCGACGTCGTACGCCCGCACCCTGCGGCTCCCCCACGGTGAGGCCCGCTTCCATGTGACTTACGACGACGACGCGCCCGGGCGGCCGCTGACCCTCACCATCGGCGCGGTGGACCTGCGGGACCTGCCAGCGCTGCTGAGCAGGGTGCGCCGGCTGTTCGATCTCGACGCCGACCCCGTCGCGATCGACACTGCGTTGGCTGCTGATCCACGCCTTGCCGCCGCAGCGGCGCGAGCCCCCGGCATGCGGATGCCGGGCGCTGTGGACCCGCAGGAACTCCTGGTCCGGGCCATGATCGGACAGCAGGTCACCGTGGCCGCGGCCCGGACGGCACTGACGCAACTGTCCGCCGTCGGAGGCCCCAGCCTGGTCCCCGGCGACGGGCTCGACCGGCTGTTCCCCTCTCCGGCCGAGATCGCCGAGTCAGGTTACTCGCTGCTGCGCGGTCCGCAACGCCGGATCGACGCCCTTCGGTCCGCCGCGTCCGCCCTGGCAGGCGGTGAACTGGATTTCGGCTACGGCGACGACCTGCCCGGGCTCGAAGCAAAACTGCTGCCGCTGCCCGGGGTGGGGCCCTGGACGGTAGGCTACGTGGCCATGCGTGTCCTCGGCGCCCCGGACGTGTTCCTGGCCAACGACGCCGCCGTGCGCAACGGCATCCGTGCCCTCGAGCCGGGAACCCCTCCGGGGACTGATCCGGCCCCGGCCGGCACCCTGTCGCCGGATTTCCGCGAGGTCAGCCCGTGGCGTTCCTACGCCACGATGCACCTGTGGCGTGCGGCGGGGTCGTCGAAGCCCTTCAGCCGCGAACCGCACATTCCAGAGAAAGTGATGCCATGA